In a genomic window of Brucella anthropi ATCC 49188:
- a CDS encoding DUF4910 domain-containing protein, producing MDTGGGHKGVEIAIPPLSNGIAIYDLAARLYPVCRSLAGDGVRETLAVIGEHLPLTVHQVPTGTPLYDWKAPQEWIIREAYIADMNGNRVVDFARHNLHVVNFSVPVRARMPLNALKEHIHTLPDQPDLIPYRTCYHAEAWGFCMTHNELLSMQDGDYDVVIDAERRDGFLTFGEFIHRGETDETFILSAHLCHPSLANDNCSGLALLAHLGEVLQSRRTRLTYRLLFGPATFGALAWLKQNEEQLGLVRHGLVLSCVGDAGGPNYKRSRRGDAEIDRIMGHVLAGCTNATMHDFWPYGYDERQFCSPGFNLPVGMFQRSLYGTFPEYHTSADNLDFIKPDYLEQSFNMVLQAVEIAERNWLPLNTSPKGEPQLGRRGLYGNMGGDSRAAQNAMALLWVLNLADGEHSILDMAERAKLPFATLADAADRLRDAGLLVES from the coding sequence ATGGATACGGGGGGCGGGCACAAGGGCGTTGAAATTGCCATTCCGCCGTTGTCGAACGGGATAGCCATCTACGATCTGGCTGCCCGCCTCTATCCAGTCTGCCGCAGTCTCGCCGGTGATGGCGTGCGCGAAACGCTTGCCGTCATCGGGGAACATCTGCCGTTGACGGTTCATCAGGTTCCAACCGGCACTCCGCTTTATGATTGGAAAGCGCCGCAGGAATGGATCATTCGTGAGGCCTATATCGCGGACATGAACGGCAATCGTGTCGTTGATTTTGCCCGGCACAATCTGCATGTGGTGAATTTCAGCGTGCCTGTGCGGGCGCGAATGCCACTCAACGCGCTGAAGGAGCATATTCATACGCTGCCTGATCAGCCGGACCTCATTCCCTATCGCACCTGCTACCATGCGGAAGCGTGGGGCTTCTGCATGACGCATAACGAGTTACTGTCGATGCAGGACGGCGATTATGACGTTGTGATTGATGCGGAACGCCGCGACGGTTTTCTGACCTTTGGTGAGTTCATTCACCGGGGGGAAACCGACGAGACGTTCATCCTGTCGGCACATCTTTGCCACCCGTCGCTGGCCAACGACAATTGTTCCGGGCTGGCGCTGCTGGCGCATCTTGGCGAAGTGCTGCAATCACGGCGCACGCGCCTGACCTACCGGCTGCTTTTCGGCCCGGCGACTTTCGGCGCTCTTGCATGGCTAAAGCAGAATGAAGAGCAATTGGGGCTGGTCCGGCACGGGCTGGTCCTGTCCTGCGTTGGCGATGCTGGCGGGCCGAATTACAAGCGCAGCCGTCGCGGCGATGCGGAGATTGATCGCATCATGGGGCATGTTCTTGCCGGGTGTACCAATGCGACGATGCATGATTTCTGGCCCTACGGCTATGACGAGCGCCAGTTCTGTTCACCCGGATTCAACCTGCCGGTCGGCATGTTCCAGCGCAGTCTCTATGGCACCTTTCCAGAATATCATACATCGGCCGACAATCTCGATTTCATCAAGCCGGATTATCTGGAACAATCGTTCAACATGGTCTTGCAGGCCGTTGAAATTGCTGAGCGAAACTGGCTTCCGCTGAACACGTCGCCAAAGGGGGAGCCGCAGCTCGGGCGGCGTGGCCTTTATGGAAACATGGGCGGAGACAGTCGCGCCGCGCAAAACGCCATGGCACTGCTGTGGGTGCTCAATCTGGCGGATGGCGAGCACTCCATTCTCGATATGGCAGAACGTGCGAAACTGCCATTCGCAACCCTTGCCGATGCCGCAGACCGGCTCCGTGATGCAGGCTTGTTGGTGGAGAGCTAA
- a CDS encoding MFS transporter codes for MSEEDKDQQGQQASPASQPAATPAVPHMPVYMSAIYIAASVLMWSTRGLSMYFISANTQQIQGSLGATLTETSWLIAAYMAPYASLTILLIKIRTQFGLRRFAEIAIAVFLISSLLHLLVYDIWSAIPIRFIAGAAAAPISTIGFLYMLEAFPPAKKMTWGLSLALTCSAAAGPLARVISPLLFDIGQWQQLYMVEIGLSLAAFAVVYILPMTQAPRAKVLHWLDFVAYGLIAIGFGLLAVVLVQGKNYWWFEAPWIGICLAISIAVLACAAAIELNREQPLMNLHWLFQPEILRFTLILFIFRIVLAEQTTGAVGLFQAFGLQDGQSRGLYLVILAASLAGGITCGMWMKLERVSFIFGLALVFIAVGAFLDSHATNLTRPHNAYLSQGLIAFGGALFLPPAMLAGITKALKQGPTYMTSFIVIFLFTQNIGGLIGSAVFSTFIAIREKYHSAYLVEQLVMSNPVVAQRVQALSGTYAKVLADQGLTKAEGLALLGQQVTKEATVLSYNDAFLAISVIASLSLVCLIAYRFYENMHIHHNATVAG; via the coding sequence ATGTCGGAAGAAGACAAAGATCAGCAAGGACAACAGGCTTCCCCGGCAAGCCAACCGGCTGCAACGCCTGCCGTTCCGCATATGCCGGTTTACATGTCCGCTATCTACATCGCCGCGTCTGTTCTAATGTGGTCGACGCGCGGTCTCAGTATGTATTTCATCTCGGCCAACACGCAGCAGATACAGGGATCACTCGGCGCAACGCTGACGGAAACCTCGTGGCTTATCGCAGCCTATATGGCTCCCTATGCCAGCCTGACGATCCTTCTCATCAAGATACGCACCCAGTTCGGTCTGCGCCGTTTTGCGGAAATCGCAATCGCCGTGTTTCTGATTTCTTCCCTGCTGCATCTGCTTGTCTATGATATCTGGTCGGCGATCCCGATCCGCTTCATTGCGGGCGCTGCTGCGGCGCCGATCTCGACCATCGGCTTTCTTTACATGCTCGAAGCCTTTCCGCCCGCCAAGAAAATGACTTGGGGCCTCAGCCTTGCGCTCACCTGTTCGGCTGCGGCAGGCCCACTGGCGCGTGTCATCTCACCGCTACTGTTCGATATCGGCCAATGGCAGCAGCTCTATATGGTCGAAATCGGCCTGTCGCTAGCAGCCTTCGCCGTCGTCTATATCCTGCCGATGACACAAGCGCCGCGTGCAAAAGTGTTGCACTGGCTGGATTTCGTCGCTTACGGACTGATCGCCATCGGCTTTGGGCTTCTCGCGGTCGTACTGGTTCAGGGCAAGAACTATTGGTGGTTCGAAGCCCCCTGGATCGGCATATGTCTGGCGATCTCAATCGCTGTTCTTGCCTGCGCTGCCGCAATCGAACTCAACCGCGAACAGCCGCTGATGAACCTGCATTGGCTGTTCCAACCGGAAATCCTGCGCTTCACGCTGATCCTCTTCATATTTCGCATCGTGCTTGCCGAGCAGACAACCGGTGCGGTCGGCCTCTTTCAGGCATTCGGCCTGCAGGACGGCCAGAGCCGCGGCCTTTATCTCGTCATTCTCGCTGCATCCTTGGCGGGGGGCATTACCTGCGGCATGTGGATGAAGCTTGAACGCGTATCGTTCATCTTCGGGCTGGCGCTGGTCTTCATCGCGGTCGGTGCCTTTCTGGACAGCCATGCCACAAACCTGACCCGCCCGCACAACGCCTATCTCAGTCAGGGCCTGATAGCCTTCGGCGGCGCTCTGTTCCTGCCCCCGGCCATGCTTGCGGGCATCACCAAGGCGCTGAAACAAGGACCGACCTACATGACGAGTTTCATCGTCATCTTCCTGTTCACGCAGAACATCGGCGGTCTTATCGGCTCTGCCGTGTTCAGCACATTCATCGCGATCCGCGAAAAGTATCATTCCGCCTATCTGGTGGAGCAACTGGTTATGTCCAACCCCGTCGTCGCCCAGCGCGTTCAGGCGCTCTCCGGCACCTATGCAAAGGTTCTGGCTGATCAGGGACTGACGAAGGCCGAAGGGCTGGCGCTTCTCGGACAACAGGTCACCAAGGAAGCGACGGTGCTGTCCTATAACGATGCTTTTCTCGCAATCTCCGTCATCGCGAGCCTCTCGCTCGTTTGCCTGATCGCCTATCGCTTCTATGAAAACATGCACATCCACCATAACGCTACGGTGGCTGGTTAA
- a CDS encoding COG4315 family predicted lipoprotein, with amino-acid sequence MKTFGFMSVLAIATVAASAALAAPSVKTMESSKGQVLAGAKDMTLYTFDKDSKGESSCYDTCAKNWPPFMAMKGAKASGAYTLVKRKDGSEQWAKDGMPLYYWVKDKKPGDVTGDGVNGVWHAAKP; translated from the coding sequence ATGAAAACGTTTGGTTTTATGTCCGTACTGGCAATCGCTACAGTGGCGGCGTCAGCCGCGCTGGCCGCGCCATCCGTCAAGACGATGGAAAGCTCGAAAGGGCAGGTTCTGGCAGGCGCCAAAGACATGACGCTCTACACTTTCGACAAGGATAGCAAGGGTGAATCCAGCTGCTATGATACTTGCGCCAAGAACTGGCCGCCCTTCATGGCGATGAAGGGAGCAAAGGCTTCCGGCGCATATACGCTGGTCAAGCGCAAGGATGGCAGCGAGCAATGGGCGAAAGACGGAATGCCGCTCTATTACTGGGTGAAGGACAAGAAGCCCGGCGATGTCACCGGAGACGGCGTCAATGGAGTCTGGCACGCCGCAAAGCCATGA
- a CDS encoding HlyD family secretion protein: protein MSVGKQYIRGSLALIIGLAGVLMVLWAWQLPPFKHTVETTDNAYVRGQVTVISPQVAGYVTKVNVNDYQTVKQGDLLFEIDSRSYQQKLDQALAALNSKKAALANSEQSQRSAEATIQSRQAQISGAKAALEVAEANAKRVEALLPRGVTTQSSADTAHGTLLQAQASVEEAQAALAVAQQDLQSIIVNRDSLNADIANAEATVELARIDLQNTHIIAPRDGTLGEVGVRLGQYVTAGTQLVSVVPKIKWVMANFKETQLYGMKIGQPVTFTVDALRHAELKGHIEAFAPAAGSEFSVIKSDNATGNFTKITQRLSVRIAIDEDQPDAARLVPGMSVVVRVDTNAEPVAN from the coding sequence ATGTCAGTTGGAAAACAGTATATTCGCGGCAGCCTCGCTCTCATCATCGGCCTTGCAGGCGTTCTGATGGTGCTGTGGGCGTGGCAGTTGCCGCCTTTCAAACACACCGTCGAGACAACCGATAACGCCTATGTCCGTGGACAGGTGACGGTTATCAGTCCGCAGGTTGCCGGTTATGTCACCAAGGTCAATGTCAACGACTATCAAACAGTAAAACAGGGCGACCTACTGTTTGAGATCGACAGCCGCAGCTATCAGCAGAAGCTGGATCAGGCGCTGGCCGCACTCAACAGCAAGAAGGCAGCTCTGGCCAATTCAGAGCAGAGCCAACGTTCGGCTGAAGCGACGATCCAGTCGCGGCAGGCACAGATTTCCGGCGCCAAGGCAGCACTTGAGGTAGCCGAAGCCAATGCAAAGCGCGTCGAGGCTTTGCTGCCGCGCGGTGTGACCACGCAAAGTTCTGCTGATACGGCTCACGGCACCCTGCTTCAGGCGCAGGCCTCCGTCGAGGAAGCTCAGGCAGCGCTGGCCGTCGCACAACAGGACCTGCAGTCCATTATCGTCAATCGCGACAGCCTCAATGCCGATATCGCCAATGCGGAAGCAACCGTTGAACTGGCGCGGATCGACCTGCAGAACACCCATATCATTGCCCCGCGTGACGGTACGCTCGGCGAAGTGGGCGTGCGTCTCGGTCAATATGTGACAGCGGGAACGCAGCTCGTCTCCGTCGTACCAAAGATCAAATGGGTAATGGCGAATTTCAAGGAAACTCAGCTATACGGCATGAAGATTGGCCAGCCGGTCACTTTCACCGTTGATGCGCTGCGTCATGCGGAATTGAAGGGGCACATCGAAGCTTTCGCGCCTGCTGCCGGTTCCGAATTCAGCGTCATCAAATCCGACAACGCGACCGGCAACTTCACCAAGATCACCCAGCGCCTTTCCGTTCGTATCGCCATCGATGAAGATCAACCGGATGCGGCACGTCTAGTGCCCGGCATGTCGGTGGTCGTCCGTGTCGACACAAATGCAGAGCCAGTTGCAAACTAA
- a CDS encoding apiosidase-like domain-containing protein, which translates to MKRFVVAIIATILLFMAAGSSDAAASFPIKISQDRRIFEDATGKPFLLQGDTAWSLIAELKREDVEIYLQDRRKRGFNAILVNLVEHYFSRHPPANAYGEKPFKGDAFGDLNPKYFDHAAWVIGRAEQLGIVVFLAPAYLGVNGNSQGWFSKAEVAGPLKMRVYGEAIAQRFKEFHNIVWVLGGDFNAPDRRLVSQMAEGIARVDPDALQTVHSGRKTNTAELWADQSWLSFDTVYTYDDVHATVSERRKPNKMPVILLEGGYEFERETTAQMIRRNAYGALLAGAAGQFFGNNPIWHFTGPGVFTADRSWREALDSPGAQSMTALKRLFDKLPWPQLKPDGEGAVLVSAKSYAVSLPDGTLSVVYGDANDFKVQKNVVKDGRKAVWYDPVSGKFADAGQPTVEGLIATYTPKRVQNSGGGTDWLLLIGSDERLRPIQKR; encoded by the coding sequence ATGAAGCGTTTTGTAGTCGCCATTATCGCCACGATCCTGCTGTTTATGGCAGCAGGATCGTCCGATGCAGCTGCTTCGTTCCCGATCAAGATCAGCCAGGATCGGCGCATTTTCGAGGATGCTACGGGTAAACCGTTTTTGCTGCAGGGCGATACTGCCTGGTCGTTGATCGCCGAACTGAAGCGCGAGGATGTCGAGATCTATCTGCAGGATCGCCGGAAGCGCGGTTTCAACGCCATTCTGGTCAATCTTGTCGAACACTATTTCTCCCGTCATCCACCCGCCAATGCCTATGGTGAAAAACCGTTCAAGGGCGATGCCTTTGGCGATCTCAACCCGAAATATTTTGACCACGCCGCTTGGGTGATCGGGCGGGCGGAGCAATTGGGGATAGTTGTTTTTCTGGCTCCCGCCTATCTGGGCGTGAACGGTAACAGTCAGGGCTGGTTCTCGAAGGCTGAGGTCGCCGGTCCACTGAAAATGCGCGTCTATGGCGAGGCGATAGCCCAACGATTTAAGGAATTTCATAATATAGTCTGGGTGTTGGGCGGTGATTTTAATGCGCCGGATCGGCGGCTTGTCTCTCAAATGGCTGAGGGCATAGCGCGCGTTGATCCAGACGCCCTCCAGACGGTGCACTCTGGCCGCAAGACGAATACGGCGGAACTCTGGGCCGATCAGTCCTGGCTGAGTTTCGATACGGTTTATACCTATGACGATGTGCATGCCACGGTTTCCGAGCGGCGCAAACCGAACAAAATGCCCGTTATTTTGCTGGAGGGGGGCTATGAGTTCGAGCGGGAGACGACCGCACAGATGATCCGGCGCAACGCCTATGGTGCTTTGCTTGCCGGTGCTGCCGGACAGTTCTTTGGCAATAATCCCATCTGGCATTTTACCGGGCCGGGTGTTTTCACTGCTGATCGCAGCTGGCGGGAAGCGCTCGACAGCCCCGGCGCACAGTCGATGACGGCGTTGAAGAGGCTCTTCGACAAACTGCCCTGGCCGCAACTTAAACCAGATGGCGAAGGAGCTGTTCTGGTCAGCGCGAAAAGCTATGCCGTATCGCTGCCTGATGGCACTTTGTCGGTGGTTTACGGGGACGCCAACGATTTCAAGGTACAGAAAAATGTCGTGAAAGATGGCCGGAAGGCCGTCTGGTATGACCCTGTTTCCGGCAAGTTTGCCGATGCAGGCCAGCCGACGGTGGAGGGGCTGATTGCCACCTACACGCCGAAGCGGGTGCAAAATTCCGGCGGCGGAACCGATTGGCTTCTGCTGATCGGCAGCGACGAGCGTCTGCGACCCATCCAAAAGAGGTAG
- a CDS encoding MarR family winged helix-turn-helix transcriptional regulator — translation MSQSKHDLEAAFTMELSTAARKMRNLFDSRVRERGLTLARARVLLLLAQQRDWNQRELADALEIEHPSVVRLLDGLEKQGLIYRAAVESDRRAKRIELTGEAQAQVRELQEITRNIRSELLQRIDRPTLEAALTVLQEISQTVETTLAGKDR, via the coding sequence ATGTCTCAGTCAAAACATGATCTTGAAGCGGCTTTCACGATGGAGCTTTCCACGGCCGCGCGCAAAATGCGTAACCTGTTCGATTCCCGCGTCCGGGAACGCGGGCTGACGCTGGCACGTGCCCGCGTGCTCCTGCTTCTCGCTCAGCAGCGCGACTGGAACCAGCGCGAGCTGGCAGATGCTCTGGAAATCGAGCACCCTTCCGTGGTGCGCCTTCTGGATGGGCTTGAAAAGCAGGGGTTGATCTATCGCGCCGCGGTTGAAAGCGATCGCCGCGCGAAACGTATCGAGCTGACGGGTGAAGCGCAGGCGCAGGTGCGCGAGCTGCAGGAAATCACCCGCAACATCCGCTCCGAACTGCTGCAGCGCATAGACCGGCCGACACTGGAAGCAGCCCTTACTGTTCTTCAGGAAATCAGCCAGACGGTGGAAACGACACTCGCGGGGAAAGACCGCTAG
- the rfbC gene encoding dTDP-4-dehydrorhamnose 3,5-epimerase: MRFTSLNIDGAWSIEPERLEDERGWFARVYCEAAFAERQMETHFPQHSLSFSREEGTLRGLHYQNEPHSETKLVTCLQGVIWDVLVDLRPHSPTYRRWAGVELSAENGVQLYIPEGCAHGFQTLTSDVLVRYMISKPYAPDYATGLRYDDPSLGIPWPNRPSVISDKDLAWPLL; encoded by the coding sequence ATGCGTTTCACTTCGCTCAACATCGATGGCGCCTGGTCTATCGAGCCGGAAAGGCTTGAGGACGAGCGCGGCTGGTTCGCGCGGGTCTATTGCGAAGCCGCCTTCGCGGAGCGACAGATGGAAACACATTTTCCGCAGCACAGCCTGTCTTTCTCACGCGAAGAAGGAACATTGCGCGGCCTTCACTACCAAAACGAGCCACATTCGGAGACCAAACTCGTCACCTGCCTGCAGGGCGTCATCTGGGATGTTCTGGTCGATCTGCGCCCGCATTCACCCACCTACAGGCGCTGGGCCGGCGTGGAACTATCCGCCGAAAACGGCGTCCAGCTCTACATCCCCGAAGGCTGCGCACACGGCTTCCAGACCCTGACATCTGACGTCCTCGTGCGCTACATGATCTCGAAGCCCTATGCGCCTGATTATGCGACAGGTTTACGCTATGACGACCCGTCGCTCGGCATACCATGGCCGAACAGGCCAAGCGTCATTTCCGACAAGGATCTGGCCTGGCCGCTGCTTTAG
- a CDS encoding class I SAM-dependent methyltransferase has protein sequence MTIQTPDISRSTSMAQEQTGCRLCGKLLKHTFVDLGMSPPCESFITADRLDRMEPYYPLYALVCDHCYLVQLKEYFSPAEIFTEYAYFSSFATSWVSHAKTYCDEITERLGLNENSFVVEIASNDGYLLQHFLPKGIPILGIEPAANVAETAIAKGVPTRVDFFGSTLAAELVGTGRKADLLIGNNVLAQVPDLNDFVRGLHLLLKPEGVITLEFPHLANLIEQNQFDTIYHEHFSYFSLLTIRYMAHRHHLKVIDVEELPTHGGSLRVYLAHNSSKRKAGPRVAALLKREESFGLNEISTYEQFAEKTRRTKRDLLSFLIAAKNAGKRICGYGAPGKGNTLLNYCGIGTDFLDFTVDRNPYKHGRFTPGMHIPIYDVSAIDKYRPDYILILPWNFKDEIIRQMQHVVEWGAKFIIPIPHVTLIDPALLTEER, from the coding sequence ATGACCATCCAGACGCCGGATATTTCGCGGAGCACGAGCATGGCGCAAGAGCAGACCGGCTGTCGCCTGTGCGGTAAACTACTCAAACACACCTTTGTTGATCTTGGGATGTCGCCGCCTTGCGAAAGCTTCATTACGGCGGATCGCCTCGACCGCATGGAGCCTTACTACCCGCTCTACGCGCTTGTCTGCGATCATTGTTATCTGGTGCAGTTGAAGGAGTATTTCTCGCCTGCCGAGATTTTCACTGAATATGCCTATTTCTCGTCTTTCGCCACCAGCTGGGTCAGCCATGCGAAGACCTATTGCGACGAGATAACCGAGCGGCTGGGACTGAACGAAAACAGCTTCGTGGTCGAGATCGCCAGCAATGATGGTTATCTCCTGCAGCATTTCCTGCCGAAGGGCATTCCGATCCTCGGCATCGAACCGGCGGCCAATGTGGCCGAGACGGCCATTGCAAAGGGCGTGCCGACGCGTGTGGATTTCTTTGGCTCGACGCTCGCTGCCGAACTGGTTGGCACAGGACGCAAGGCCGACCTCCTGATCGGTAACAACGTTCTGGCGCAAGTCCCTGATCTCAATGACTTTGTGCGTGGTCTGCATCTGTTGCTGAAGCCGGAAGGCGTGATTACGCTGGAGTTTCCGCATCTCGCCAATCTTATCGAACAAAACCAGTTCGACACGATCTATCACGAGCATTTCTCGTATTTCTCGTTGCTGACGATCCGGTACATGGCGCACCGCCATCACCTGAAGGTCATCGACGTGGAGGAACTGCCAACCCATGGCGGGTCGCTCCGGGTGTATCTTGCGCATAACAGCAGCAAGCGGAAGGCAGGACCGCGTGTGGCGGCGCTTCTGAAGCGCGAAGAGAGTTTCGGCCTCAACGAGATTTCGACCTATGAGCAGTTTGCCGAAAAGACCCGGCGCACCAAGCGCGATCTTCTGTCCTTCCTGATCGCAGCCAAGAATGCCGGCAAGCGCATCTGCGGTTATGGCGCGCCGGGCAAGGGCAATACGCTTCTGAACTATTGCGGCATTGGCACGGATTTCCTGGATTTCACGGTCGATCGCAATCCGTACAAGCACGGGCGTTTCACGCCAGGCATGCACATTCCGATCTACGATGTGTCGGCGATCGACAAATACCGGCCCGATTACATCCTCATCCTGCCGTGGAACTTCAAGGACGAGATCATCCGGCAGATGCAGCACGTGGTCGAGTGGGGCGCGAAGTTCATCATTCCGATCCCACACGTCACGTTGATTGACCCGGCACTACTCACAGAGGAGCGGTAA
- a CDS encoding sugar phosphate nucleotidyltransferase, with product MKVVLFCGGLGTRIREYSENIPKPMIPLGHQPILHHVMEYYSDYGHNEFVLCLGYKANVVKDFFLTIRPQTFADCVVSDGGRNVQLLEEVDRDWSVTLLDTGIWRNIGERLWSARSHVANEEMFLANYSDGLSDVDLDDMTERFRASGKIACFLAVRPPLTYHLADIAEGGDVRAFRTSNTSDIWINGGYFLFRKEIFDYMREGEELVLEPFGRLIAENQLMAYKYEGFWRSMDTLRDWQTLEDMVEKGDMPWKRHKAEEAERRATNVAIAL from the coding sequence ATGAAAGTCGTTCTGTTCTGCGGCGGTCTTGGAACCAGAATCCGCGAATATTCGGAGAACATCCCGAAGCCGATGATTCCGCTCGGCCATCAGCCGATCCTGCATCACGTTATGGAATATTACAGCGACTACGGGCACAATGAGTTCGTTCTGTGCCTGGGCTACAAGGCCAATGTCGTGAAGGATTTCTTCCTGACGATCCGCCCGCAGACCTTCGCGGACTGTGTGGTTTCGGATGGCGGACGCAATGTGCAATTGCTTGAGGAAGTGGATCGTGACTGGAGCGTGACGCTGCTCGATACGGGGATTTGGCGCAATATCGGCGAGAGGCTCTGGAGCGCACGGTCGCATGTGGCGAATGAGGAGATGTTCCTCGCCAATTACAGCGACGGGCTCAGTGATGTCGACCTCGACGACATGACGGAACGTTTCCGTGCCAGCGGTAAGATTGCCTGTTTCCTCGCCGTCCGCCCGCCGCTGACCTATCACCTTGCCGATATTGCCGAAGGCGGCGACGTGCGGGCTTTCCGGACGTCGAACACCTCCGATATCTGGATCAATGGCGGTTACTTCCTCTTCCGCAAGGAAATCTTCGACTATATGCGCGAAGGGGAAGAACTGGTGCTTGAACCATTCGGCCGTCTGATCGCCGAAAACCAGCTGATGGCCTATAAATATGAGGGCTTCTGGCGCTCGATGGATACGCTGCGCGACTGGCAGACGCTTGAGGACATGGTCGAAAAGGGCGACATGCCCTGGAAGAGGCACAAGGCGGAAGAGGCCGAACGACGCGCTACCAATGTCGCGATAGCGCTATGA
- a CDS encoding NAD-dependent epimerase/dehydratase family protein yields the protein MKVLVTGNQGYIGSVMVPVLMNAGHEVSGYDIGLYEHCLFEEGGAVMNVPTIRKDVRDVSPRDLEGFDAVIHLAALSNDPLGNLNEELTYDINHRASVAVAKAAKRAGVGRFLFASSCSNYGISDADLIDETGELKPVTAYGRSKVRAEQEIRELADSSFCPVYLRPATAYGVSPFLRFDIVLNNLVAWAVTKGLIYLKSDGTPWRPIVHIRDISRAFMAAMEAPREKVWNEAFNVGSTEHNYRIRDIAGIVAENVPDCRIEYADDAGPDTRSYRVSFEKLARVLPEAKPEWDAVAGTRELLAAYSRSTLTLEEFEGPRFQRIAHIRKLIAEGVLDADLRRADDEPQPLRATA from the coding sequence ATGAAAGTACTGGTTACGGGCAATCAGGGCTATATCGGATCGGTCATGGTACCGGTCCTCATGAATGCGGGGCATGAAGTGTCCGGCTATGACATTGGCCTTTACGAACATTGTCTCTTTGAAGAAGGCGGTGCCGTTATGAACGTGCCGACCATCCGAAAGGACGTGCGCGATGTGTCGCCGCGCGATCTGGAGGGGTTTGACGCGGTCATTCATCTAGCCGCACTCTCCAATGATCCGCTGGGTAATCTCAATGAGGAATTGACCTACGACATCAATCACCGGGCAAGTGTCGCCGTGGCGAAAGCGGCCAAACGGGCAGGTGTCGGGCGTTTTCTGTTTGCATCATCCTGTAGCAATTACGGCATCAGCGATGCTGATTTGATCGACGAAACTGGAGAGTTGAAACCGGTAACGGCCTATGGCCGGTCCAAGGTGCGGGCGGAACAGGAGATCCGGGAACTGGCAGATTCAAGCTTCTGCCCGGTCTATCTGCGTCCAGCAACGGCATACGGTGTTTCGCCTTTCCTGCGTTTCGACATCGTGCTCAACAATCTCGTGGCATGGGCGGTGACGAAGGGGCTGATCTACCTCAAGTCCGATGGCACGCCCTGGCGACCCATCGTGCATATCCGCGATATTTCCCGCGCCTTCATGGCGGCTATGGAAGCCCCGCGCGAAAAAGTCTGGAACGAAGCTTTCAATGTCGGTTCGACGGAGCATAACTACCGCATCCGCGACATTGCGGGCATCGTCGCCGAGAATGTTCCCGATTGCCGTATCGAATATGCGGATGACGCCGGACCGGATACACGTTCCTATCGCGTCAGTTTTGAAAAGCTGGCGCGGGTGCTGCCGGAGGCAAAACCGGAATGGGATGCCGTTGCCGGGACGCGCGAACTGCTTGCCGCTTATAGCCGCTCGACGCTGACGCTTGAGGAGTTTGAGGGCCCGCGCTTCCAGCGCATCGCGCATATTCGCAAGCTGATTGCGGAAGGGGTCTTGGATGCCGATCTGCGGCGCGCCGACGATGAACCGCAACCGCTTCGGGCAACGGCGTGA
- a CDS encoding PIG-L deacetylase family protein, whose translation MIDLRSLANQSRPLQLLCLGAHSDDIEIGCGGTLLSLIESGTPLHVEWCVLSGNEERRAEAEASVRDFLRGIDSFNIHLASFEDSYFPAQSREIKQWLIEQRGRGQPDMVFTHRHGDAHQDHRTVNELTWNLFRDQMILEYEIPKWDGDLGQPNAYSALPAAIMDRKIDLLMKHFGTQRSKDWFDAETFRGLARLRGMECRAPETYAEAFHARKLRLF comes from the coding sequence ATGATTGATCTGCGCTCGCTCGCAAATCAGAGCCGTCCGCTGCAGTTGCTTTGTCTGGGCGCGCATTCCGACGATATCGAAATCGGTTGCGGCGGCACGCTTCTGAGCCTGATCGAGAGCGGCACGCCATTGCATGTGGAGTGGTGTGTTTTGTCGGGAAACGAAGAAAGGCGCGCGGAGGCAGAGGCTTCCGTGCGCGATTTTCTGCGCGGGATAGACAGTTTCAACATTCATCTTGCCTCGTTCGAGGATAGTTATTTCCCGGCGCAAAGCCGTGAGATCAAACAATGGCTGATCGAACAGCGCGGGCGAGGGCAGCCGGATATGGTCTTTACTCATCGCCATGGCGATGCGCATCAGGACCACCGCACGGTCAACGAGCTGACATGGAACCTGTTTCGGGATCAGATGATCCTTGAATATGAAATCCCGAAATGGGATGGCGATCTGGGCCAGCCCAACGCCTATTCGGCGCTGCCGGCTGCGATCATGGATCGCAAGATCGACCTGTTGATGAAACACTTCGGCACGCAGCGCTCGAAGGACTGGTTTGACGCGGAAACCTTTCGCGGGCTTGCCCGGCTACGCGGCATGGAATGCCGCGCGCCTGAGACCTACGCCGAGGCGTTCCATGCCCGTAAGTTGCGGTTGTTTTAG